The Megalobrama amblycephala isolate DHTTF-2021 linkage group LG18, ASM1881202v1, whole genome shotgun sequence genome segment acttctttagttagtAAACAAATTGCtggagtgggtgtaaataccgatcactttcatgtttttttgcacaacctgcaaaaatcgctggATGCCaatgctgcttctgcaaaccgcggatgctacaaaccaatacaaactaaccctgcgtctcaatcagctccctagttccctaggtcgtgaatcagtatatcatgaaagtgaatgtggctgattacctgatcagtgccctgactactgaactagggctgattgagacacacggtaaacctgtctggagttttcgcatcgctctgcaaagtacgtcaccggatcgttgatctgactggttgaaggactatccaattgcgtgaataatgctcgttgatcacgcctattgtgcagtaggaaatacatagcaaactccccagaccaatgttcaattttaaattgagcttggtctggtgatagccagactaggTTACAGTCTCTTTAccatatcaaaataaacatggTTTGGATAGATCTCTCAGTTATGTTCAACAAACTGAATTCAATTACTGCACTTAAAGTGAccatttttatggaatattgcagtatttattataaatgatttatcggtgcacattattattttattaaaaattcatgtACCCTCATAAACTTTAATTAACATAACTTCGCTTCCCTCTTGCAGAAACATCTCTTTTCTGATGACATGCATACTGGCgggagggcgggacaacctgtcactcacatgaggtcgaccaatagcaaatcacaaccatccaatcaattccccatggtcaaaatcaagtcccactctacattttttcttgttcgggATGCTGTTTCATtcagatatacgtcacaatagggaagaaaaaacTATGACAACTTCAGTTTCAAGCtgactttaaaaataaacattatacatatttatattattaatgagGTAAAGGACGTGGTTTACTGTATCCAGCTGTGTGAAGACCCAAGTGCTGCATGCGGTTCCTGACCAGTTCCGTAAGCTCCTCCCTTTCCGAGCGCCGTAGCACGCCCAGACGCTGCTGAATGGAGCTGAGGGAGGAGTCACTCCTCTTCACGCTCCGCCTACTGAGACGCCTCGTCCAGTACATGCTCTTCTTTCTCAGGAGCGGGTGGTCCGATTGGTCACTGCTGGAGGAGCTCCGGGTGAGGATCTTTGACTCCTCCCCCTTCTCCCTGGTGTCGTTTAACCCCTCGTTGCTGACTGAACCTTGAAACTGGAGGCAGAGGTCAGagagatacagacagacagacagatagatagatagatagatagatagatagatagatagacagacagacagacagatagatagatagatagatagatagatagacagacagacagacagacagatagatagatagatagatagatagatagatagatagatagatagatagatagatagatagatagataggtagataccTCAGGGGGTGCGTGTGATTCTGTGCGGTAAATTCCGATGGGAATCTCTGAACTAGACGAGCAGAACTTCTGGAAGAGTCTCCCGTATGTGCGGATCCAGAGGTCAGCCTCGCATACATGCAtctacacacacagggacatgATCATAACCAAACAATGACAGATCAGTGTAAAACATTATAACTCACATCTAAACACATAAATGTGTTGCACTCACAGCACACAGGTACCCTGATCCAGGTGTGGTGTCCAATCCCAGCAGTAATCTGGCTATTGGGATCATGTAGTCCTTCACAAAGCACTCACATACAAAACAGACCCAAAATTACCATTAAACAaaagctttgcatcacaggaataaattacatttatattaaaataggaaacagttattttaactgtaaaaatatttcataatattactgatttgatcaaataaatgcagcctttatgaatataagagacttcttttttttttcttttttttttttttaaatggaaattgTATCAACCCCAAACTTCTACCAGGAATGCACCTCAAGTCTCCAAGAATTTAAAGTAAATGCAAGTTACTATTTGTAATTGTAATGTTCAATTCCTGAGCACAAGAGGGCGCTGTGGCTGAATTTATTAGGGATAAACCAAACATTTGTGTATAattcaatttatttaatttatttattattaaaggtacacacacacacacacatttacctGGTACAGGAGTGTGTCCAGCATACTGATGCTAAAGACTCGACCAGCAGCAAATGGAAGACGGAACATAAAGGCGAGATTCGAGCCTTTGTCACGTTCCTTCTGTcgatcaaacacacacatttagcGATATATCAAACTACAAAACTACAGTATCCAGTAATTAAATGCACATATAAATGTACTCtcctctctccatctctcaccTTCTCTAGTTTGGACAGGGCGAGGGAGTAACAGTCCTTCGCTCTGAACTGCATGAATCTCATGTTTGACGGGTGAGTCAGTTCTGTGATTATACTGAGACTTGGAAACAACctgaagagacagagagagagaaaacgaGACAATTATGagattatttacatttaacagatgcttttatccaaagcgacttacattgcattcaaggtaaacattttattagttcatgcattccatgggaattgaacccatgaccttggtgaTGATAGTAccatgctctactgtttgagcaACACAAATTCTGTAATacaaattatgtcattttctATTCACAGACTGGATCTAGTCTCACCTGAACATGGTCTGCACATTGACGATAGTTTTAGCGTCAGCCATATAGTCTTCCTCTGCACTCATAGTGCTTTCTTTGTCCACCACCACTAGATTATCAGCATACAGAACGCCACACTGCAATAGGCTGTCCAAACTGtcaatcacacacacatccaATCAGTTCATCCATGTCTAGAGGGATATATTTGAATTTGCTATCAAAGATAGGGATGCATGATTGATTGAAATAAATCGAAATCACGATTgcaaaggctgtgatttaattaaataaatatatgtgctgaaacttattatattatttttctttaacactctttttttacagtgaaatattatggtgaatagtaatatttattatttttgtttaatattttatttagttatagtaataataataattgttattattattactattattattattcagtatTCACTAattaaatgcaatgcaatataaAAAATCCCAATGCAattcaatataaaaatacaatataaataatataaaaatgcaatataaataatataaaaatcccAATGCAAttcaatataaaaatgcaatataaataatataaaaatgcaatataaataatataaaaatcccAATGCAAttcaatataaaaatgcaatataaataatataaaaatgcaatataaataatataaaaatgcaatataaatgatataaaactcttaatgcaatgcaatataaaatgctatataaataataataataattattattattattattttatagtcatatttatatataatcacaaAATCTTTGGCCAAATTGTATAGCCCTACAAATAAGAACAGCAaacttaaacattaaaaattgtaaaattgtaaTCACATTTTTTGGGGGGAGTCTTTATGTGCTTTAACAAACAGGACAGTGGAGATTGACAGGAAAGCATAGGGTTGAGAGAGGGACGGGACCAGCAAAGGACCTCGAATCAGATTTAAACCCAGGTCAGTCGGAGGTGCAATTACGCCATATGTAGTGCGCTAACCACTAGGCTATCAGCGCTGACATAATCACATTTTTATTAGAAAAATCATCACAAATCATGCAGTCCTAGCCAAAGAGAAGGTTTTTTTGTTTAACTATACTTGTCAATGGTGCCACCCATATAATACACCATTGGGAAGCAGGATATGGCCTCAAGGAAGTGGTCATCGGGTCTGCAGGAAGCAGAAAAACATTCATAAGGCTAATGAAACACACGCGAGGTGAATGAGAATGTGTtgctttgtgtgtgtatgtgcttaCAGGTTGTCCAACAGCAGCACTATAGGGTTGAGTTCCCTTCTGGGTCTGTAATAGGCTCTTAAAGGCACTATGAAGTTGTAAAGACCATTTCCAGCCGTCTCAGCGGAAACGATGATGAGCTTGTTTTTGAAGCCATATGCTTTTGCGTCTTCAAAGGTAACATGCTCACAGCCCTATAATAGAAAATGTGAGACATATATGACATGCTTATGTGATCTAATGTAAAGCATATTGTGcaaatacaatattttgaaGACATTCGTACCTTGTGGAAGCTGGTGCTCACCTGGTCAAGCCGTAAACAGCAGAAAGGGGCTTTCTGGGGTAAGAGATGGCAAAGAGTCGGGGAGCTCCCAATGTATGGAGAATTTGGAGGATATCCTTTCACAAATCTgaggaaaataacattaaaaatacaccAGGTTTTGTTCATAGTTTAGTCATAAATAGACTCATATCATTTGatacttattttttttcccagtagaacacaaaaggagatttttttataaatgtccACATGCTCTTATATATAGGGCTACACGatttgggggggaaaaaaagctaATTGAGGTTTTTCAGATAAAAAACTGTGattgtgattttaaaaaaattccaggtttgctgtgtttgtttgtagggctgcacaattttgtcaaaaatgatgtgattatatatcaacatgactataaaataattatataaaatactatTATTTGAGAGCAGACAGTCACCGGCAGCTGTCAAACTCAAAAAAGCCCCACAAAGCTtcataaattattttcattaaaaatatatattttgtttgtgaTGTTGAAACAAACCACAAAACTCAGTTGAGTTTGTACAAATACTTTGTACAACTCTATTATATTGATGTATATTGTATACTtaactgtaaatttaaaagtataataataatgattggTGTTGTTTGAattaagaaaaagaaagacagaaaacaTTCATACAGacttaaaggtacagtaagcAATTTCagagaaacgctgttgaaaaTGAATCGGACCTAGCACCAAAACACTTGTAGCCAATAAGCAGTAAGGGCGTATACACTCATAATGGGGGTGGTGCCTATGTTGCATAGTGTGTTTGTGAATTTGTGGGCGGAGCTATCAAAACAGGGGTGTGATCCTTTGGGTAGGGGCGTGTTTGATTtgctgatttcaaatatcaacagcgttcctcagaaatcgcttactgcacctttaactcaCTCATTAGCTGTTACATCTTCATCTGAGTGTCCCGCCTCATCCTCTGATTGGTCACTGAGCAGATCACATGGCAGTAAGGAGGCGGAGTCAGCGATCTCCAGAACAGGCGCTATGCTTGGGCGTCGACTTCCTTGTTCGTTTTCTGGGGGCGGGGCCAGTTTGACGCTGCTCTCAGTGGGACTGGTGTTTTGGAAATCCATGGCAACCGTTCCTGCAAACAATCAAACTGTTATAAACAGACCCTCTGACAACTTCCCGTCTGTCTTCTATGCATTCTCGCTCACCCATGCTAGCAATAATACTATGAACAGGTAGGCCAGACGGGCTGTTTAAAATGTCACAGTGGCCCCTCCCCTTTCCCTGATCTTCTTCCTGTCTGAAGATGAAGGCGGAGTTTTCCTCCTTCGTGATGTTGATGTAGTAGCAGGTGTCGCTGGTAGACATGATGTGGCGTGGTCCAGGATTCAACAAGATGCTTTTGTTATCTTCTCTCTTCACGCCGATCATACACACACCGTACCTACAAACAAATAGCCTgccattaaacattttaaacacattttatatgttttaaatagtGTGTAAACCTACTTCTTGTGAGCGTGAAAGGCAGCGTAGGTAAAGCTTTTGCTGTTGTACTCTCTGAAGAACATACTGTCACCCAGGCGAATATGATACACCTCATTACCCGAACAACGGCCGTACATCCTCTGCCACTGCTCCGGAGACTGCTGCCCCTCTCTAAAAGGgttttaacatgttataaaataaaaatatttaataataaatacaaatatttaagttgAGATTAGaagattttaagttaaatgtacaaGTTAGCgtactcaaatatttcaagtcaagagcaattaaaatgtatgaaaataaaaatctgccagttctgcttacttaaactttgaatttcttaagggtgcaatatgtaatattttctgtccactagaggtcgctagaggcctatttaaaacaaaggcatagcttgatgatgccaagtttgagtgcGGAATCTTGGGATATGTGGTCTTCACTTCACAGCCAGTGGAAATAATCAGgattggactcgggaagaaatcatgttcatggatgcgattattaacattactgtagtatgaagcagagcaggaccgagtgttgtgggagctgaacgaggagctggagcgattgcgcaacacacgcctcacgagcagcggaacttttattatgacacagtcaccggcaccgcttccgcttttccggtcatgaatttgaggtaacgcagctctgtttatcatattagatacatttgagtgtattgaaaatgatgttataacattactctgtgcgttcgctcggcggatgctgtgagacactgttacacactgcagtaagatagatcgattttagaatatcatattaaatgttgGATggtttgtgttgataaatggcatgcaattaattttaaaacgtattgtatgatggagaaaatgctgtattactgtcactaaaaataaagctgcatctgattatgctatgttagctacttcacaaaatagtgtttttctctgaggcatggtaaagcatggtactcacgaaaaatcaagaaaattagatttaaacaataagactaaatgtgttgagctatataacaataattagttttctgtctataaatatatccaaacagttgttcccttgtctattaaaacatgtaatatattaaagcgtctttggtgtttccatggtttctacaaaataaaacagaaaccgagggtaacgcgggtatgacgcaattgacaggcgactcctcacacgtcccagagccttggttaaaatggcaattttctcacgatttacaaatagatgtaaacatttgggatattgtaagtactcaagtgaacaaaatatataacactggcctagtattttaatgcaaaattcttacatattgcacctttaacttaaaaaattaattacctctttttttttttttggccaactTATTCGGATTTACAGTGCATAATAGTATCCAAAAAACATGGAGTGTttgggaaacctgtttgaaaacagtcaaTATTTTTCAATTCCATGTGGTGGCGCTATTAGTACAGCAAtaacacacttcacctttaaaaacTTAAGAGAGTTGCGACTCACTGTCCGCGAGATGTGTGGACCAGTAAAGTGATCAGCGTAGAGGTGGCCGGACACAGACAATTCAGAGCCAACATGGCGTATTTAAACTCTTCTTCACACACAACGTGATCTGTGGAAATAAACGGACATGCTGCTCAGAGGCAAGATGACCGGGGTTACAAAAGTGAGTCGTCTAAGGGCTTCAAGAAATACTGAGAATGAAACTGAGAAGAATACATAATACAGAAAGAGTGAGCAATAACCTAAAGGAACCTGAAACCAAAAAGGAAGTGAAAAGAGCCAAATTAGTACCTGCAAATTTGACATGGAACTTGTTTTCGGGTTTGAGAATCTGGACGTAAAGAGGGCAGTTTGGAGCGAAGTCTTTCACAGCCCAGGCCCTCAGGATAGTCTGGTGATCCTGTCAATAAATCAATAACTGTCATTATCTGTTTATGAACTGTGTATTTAAATTGGATAAACTGACTGGATTcaatgtgtaaaataaatgacaCTGTCTGACTGTACtgtaatgttgttaaattattatttagttaTTGTTGATTAATGTTGTgtgcatctatctatctatctatctatctatctatctatctatctatctatctatctatctatctatctatctatctatcatattttcttctgtttttctttATGTGTTGTTTGGTTAAATCTGCTTCTGGATTGCTTTATTATATATTCAGTTTGTGACAATTagtaaaaatcaataaatatattagagaaaaaaaaaacaagtcaaTAACTGACAGATAAATTACAGATAATAGTCTAGGTATTCTAGATGATTAGAGATATTTTTTAATCTAGaaaatattgatgtgtgtaCCTTTATCAATACatgtgaataataaaataaaaagttattgaTTTGTCTGAACACTCACTGCCGCCATGCGATCAGCTTCATTCCTGCTGCTAAGAATGAAACATGCTTCCGCATCATCCATTCTATAGAACAAAAGCGACCAATCACAGAGGGGGATTAACAATCACAGAACAGAAGcaaatttttttgttattcCAAATCTTCTCCAATGCTTGCCTTTAAATAATGTGCAAACTGTgctatataaaacaaaaaagtggTATAAATTGTGTGGAAAAAGGCTTAAAATACAAGTTGCAATACAAGGGTGCAAACTGAACTATTATTCAGCACTTAATgcattttgttcatttgttgtTACAGCCCtatgaaaaataaatgacattatatgCAAATCCGCCTATGCATAAGCAGatgctgtgattggtcagtgAGGCTGTCACTCACTTGGCTCTCAGTAAATCCTGGTTTTTGAGGGCGGAGCCTTGAAGGTATATGACTCTCTGTGACCACAGCGGAATCTGCAAAATCCTCCTCACCTGGACATCCACCTCACATGGACACAAGATGACCACGTAGTAATCCTAAACATGCACAATCGCAACATGTCATCATACCAGAACAAAATACTGTAAACATCACATACAATGGACAGATAAGTAATTCTAAACctattaaacacacacataaacatgcacacctgtgtgtgtgggtgagCGTAGAATTCATTAAGAAAGTCCATGAGCAGATCGATTTTGAGAGTGCTGACACATAAGACCACGTGTCTCTCCGTCTGAGCCCGATGTCTGCTGTAGTTTCCCCCAGATTTCTGCCTTTCCATCCACAGATAGATCAGCTCCTCGAACTATAGCcagaggagaggaggagagacaGACAATGAATAAAAAGCCATATGATACTTAGAAAGATCATTGGCTGTGTTCATAGTGGTGACCTGTAGAGGCAGCACCACCAGGGCCACACAGATCATCACCACCACCAGCAGCTGAGACGGCCAAATCTGTGGCGTCACATCGCCGAAGCCCACCGTAGAGAAGGTCACGATGCAAAAATACAAAGCGTTAAAGAGAGATAGACTCTTCCTACCAGCACGTTCTAAATGCTGGATACCACATGTGCTGAAAGAGACACAAAAGACTTTAGTGAAGGTGATGAGAgatagagaagaagaaagatCAGCTGCAGAGGTGGGCGATATATACCagttaaagtaataaaatattgtttatattgCAGTTGTGCAAGATG includes the following:
- the kcnt1a gene encoding potassium channel subfamily T member 1 isoform X5, which gives rise to MPEALAHEEETVAVTFPSASHSPDEKMSGACYTNHTFEYDDGSTRTARLSPTCGPSCGGKGVVLNVQDLEMTTGPSAVPSLQTYFRFRDLLLGDQTFHDDRVHVEFYVDENTFKERLKLFFIKNQRSSLRIRIFNFCLKLLTCVLYIIRVMTDNPAQLRHTCVNCNSTTQTNEINWELIFWVDRKVPVWAIQVIVASISFMEAMLLMYLSYKGNIWEQIFQVSFLLEMLNTVPFIITIFWPPLRNLFIPVFLNCWLAKCALESMINDLHRAIQRTHSAMFNQVLILICTLLCLVFTGTCGIQHLERAGRKSLSLFNALYFCIVTFSTVGFGDVTPQIWPSQLLVVVMICVALVVLPLQFEELIYLWMERQKSGGNYSRHRAQTERHVVLCVSTLKIDLLMDFLNEFYAHPHTQDYYVVILCPCEVDVQVRRILQIPLWSQRVIYLQGSALKNQDLLRAKMDDAEACFILSSRNEADRMAADHQTILRAWAVKDFAPNCPLYVQILKPENKFHVKFADHVVCEEEFKYAMLALNCLCPATSTLITLLVHTSRGQEGQQSPEQWQRMYGRCSGNEVYHIRLGDSMFFREYNSKSFTYAAFHAHKKYGVCMIGVKREDNKSILLNPGPRHIMSTSDTCYYINITKEENSAFIFRQEEDQGKGRGHCDILNSPSGLPVHSIIASMGTVAMDFQNTSPTESSVKLAPPPENEQGSRRPSIAPVLEIADSASLLPCDLLSDQSEDEAGHSDEDVTANEFVKGYPPNSPYIGSSPTLCHLLPQKAPFCCLRLDQVSTSFHKGCEHVTFEDAKAYGFKNKLIIVSAETAGNGLYNFIVPLRAYYRPRRELNPIVLLLDNLPDDHFLEAISCFPMVYYMGGTIDNLDSLLQCGVLYADNLVVVDKESTMSAEEDYMADAKTIVNVQTMFRLFPSLSIITELTHPSNMRFMQFRAKDCYSLALSKLEKKERDKGSNLAFMFRLPFAAGRVFSISMLDTLLYQCFVKDYMIPIARLLLGLDTTPGSGYLCAMHVCEADLWIRTYGRLFQKFCSSSSEIPIGIYRTESHAPPEFQGSVSNEGLNDTREKGEESKILTRSSSSSDQSDHPLLRKKSMYWTRRLSRRSVKRSDSSLSSIQQRLGVLRRSEREELTELVRNRMQHLGLHTAGYKDVTNLTASDVMNRVNLGYLQDELNDQQNSISYVLINPAPDTLLQLNDVVFLIRPDPLAHVPEAPPAQNRRCRSMTDTPELN
- the kcnt1a gene encoding potassium channel subfamily T member 1 isoform X7 encodes the protein MEQKNAVPSWVNPALVNWRLDSFGSDAGQRVHVEFYVDENTFKERLKLFFIKNQRSSLRIRIFNFCLKLLTCVLYIIRVMTDNPAQLRHTCVNCNSTTQTNEINWELIFWVDRKVPVWAIQVIVASISFMEAMLLMYLSYKGNIWEQIFQVSFLLEMLNTVPFIITIFWPPLRNLFIPVFLNCWLAKCALESMINDLHRAIQRTHSAMFNQVLILICTLLCLVFTGTCGIQHLERAGRKSLSLFNALYFCIVTFSTVGFGDVTPQIWPSQLLVVVMICVALVVLPLQFEELIYLWMERQKSGGNYSRHRAQTERHVVLCVSTLKIDLLMDFLNEFYAHPHTQDYYVVILCPCEVDVQVRRILQIPLWSQRVIYLQGSALKNQDLLRAKMDDAEACFILSSRNEADRMAADHQTILRAWAVKDFAPNCPLYVQILKPENKFHVKFAACPFISTDHVVCEEEFKYAMLALNCLCPATSTLITLLVHTSRGQEGQQSPEQWQRMYGRCSGNEVYHIRLGDSMFFREYNSKSFTYAAFHAHKKYGVCMIGVKREDNKSILLNPGPRHIMSTSDTCYYINITKEENSAFIFRQEEDQGKGRGHCDILNSPSGLPVHSIIASMGTVAMDFQNTSPTESSVKLAPPPENEQGSRRPSIAPVLEIADSASLLPCDLLSDQSEDEAGHSDEDVTANEFVKGYPPNSPYIGSSPTLCHLLPQKAPFCCLRLDQVSTSFHKGCEHVTFEDAKAYGFKNKLIIVSAETAGNGLYNFIVPLRAYYRPRRELNPIVLLLDNLPDDHFLEAISCFPMVYYMGGTIDNLDSLLQCGVLYADNLVVVDKESTMSAEEDYMADAKTIVNVQTMFRLFPSLSIITELTHPSNMRFMQFRAKDCYSLALSKLEKKERDKGSNLAFMFRLPFAAGRVFSISMLDTLLYQCFVKDYMIPIARLLLGLDTTPGSGYLCAMHVCEADLWIRTYGRLFQKFCSSSSEIPIGIYRTESHAPPEFQGSVSNEGLNDTREKGEESKILTRSSSSSDQSDHPLLRKKSMYWTRRLSRRSVKRSDSSLSSIQQRLGVLRRSEREELTELVRNRMQHLGLHTAGYKDVTNLTASDVMNRVNLGYLQDELNDQQNSISYVLINPAPDTLLQLNDVVFLIRPDPLAHVPEAPPAQNRRCRSMTDTPELN
- the kcnt1a gene encoding potassium channel subfamily T member 1 isoform X8, yielding MEQKNAVPSWVNPALVNWRLDSFGSDAGQRVHVEFYVDENTFKERLKLFFIKNQRSSLRIRIFNFCLKLLTCVLYIIRVMTDNPAQLRHTCVNCNSTTQTNEINWELIFWVDRKVPVWAIQVIVASISFMEAMLLMYLSYKGNIWEQIFQVSFLLEMLNTVPFIITIFWPPLRNLFIPVFLNCWLAKCALESMINDLHRAIQRTHSAMFNQVLILICTLLCLVFTGTCGIQHLERAGRKSLSLFNALYFCIVTFSTVGFGDVTPQIWPSQLLVVVMICVALVVLPLQFEELIYLWMERQKSGGNYSRHRAQTERHVVLCVSTLKIDLLMDFLNEFYAHPHTQDYYVVILCPCEVDVQVRRILQIPLWSQRVIYLQGSALKNQDLLRAKMDDAEACFILSSRNEADRMAADHQTILRAWAVKDFAPNCPLYVQILKPENKFHVKFADHVVCEEEFKYAMLALNCLCPATSTLITLLVHTSRGQEGQQSPEQWQRMYGRCSGNEVYHIRLGDSMFFREYNSKSFTYAAFHAHKKYGVCMIGVKREDNKSILLNPGPRHIMSTSDTCYYINITKEENSAFIFRQEEDQGKGRGHCDILNSPSGLPVHSIIASMGTVAMDFQNTSPTESSVKLAPPPENEQGSRRPSIAPVLEIADSASLLPCDLLSDQSEDEAGHSDEDVTANEFVKGYPPNSPYIGSSPTLCHLLPQKAPFCCLRLDQGCEHVTFEDAKAYGFKNKLIIVSAETAGNGLYNFIVPLRAYYRPRRELNPIVLLLDNLPDDHFLEAISCFPMVYYMGGTIDNLDSLLQCGVLYADNLVVVDKESTMSAEEDYMADAKTIVNVQTMFRLFPSLSIITELTHPSNMRFMQFRAKDCYSLALSKLEKKERDKGSNLAFMFRLPFAAGRVFSISMLDTLLYQCFVKDYMIPIARLLLGLDTTPGSGYLCAMHVCEADLWIRTYGRLFQKFCSSSSEIPIGIYRTESHAPPEFQGSVSNEGLNDTREKGEESKILTRSSSSSDQSDHPLLRKKSMYWTRRLSRRSVKRSDSSLSSIQQRLGVLRRSEREELTELVRNRMQHLGLHTAGYKDVTNLTASDVMNRVNLGYLQDELNDQQNSISYVLINPAPDTLLQLNDVVFLIRPDPLAHVPEAPPAQNRRCRSMTDTPELN
- the kcnt1a gene encoding potassium channel subfamily T member 1 isoform X1, encoding MPEALAHEEETVAVTFPSASHSPDEKMSGACYTNHTFEYDDGSTRTARLSPTCGPSCGGKGVVLNVQDLEMTTGPSAVPSLQTYFRFRDLLLGDQTFHDDRVHVEFYVDENTFKERLKLFFIKNQRSSLRIRIFNFCLKLLTCVLYIIRVMTDNPAQLRHTCVNCNSTTQTNEINWELIFWVDRKVPVWAIQVIVASISFMEAMLLMYLSYKGNIWEQIFQVSFLLEMLNTVPFIITIFWPPLRNLFIPVFLNCWLAKCALESMINDLHRAIQRTHSAMFNQVLILICTLLCLVFTGTCGIQHLERAGRKSLSLFNALYFCIVTFSTVGFGDVTPQIWPSQLLVVVMICVALVVLPLQFEELIYLWMERQKSGGNYSRHRAQTERHVVLCVSTLKIDLLMDFLNEFYAHPHTQDYYVVILCPCEVDVQVRRILQIPLWSQRVIYLQGSALKNQDLLRAKMDDAEACFILSSRNEADRMAADHQTILRAWAVKDFAPNCPLYVQILKPENKFHVKFAACPFISTDHVVCEEEFKYAMLALNCLCPATSTLITLLVHTSRGQEGQQSPEQWQRMYGRCSGNEVYHIRLGDSMFFREYNSKSFTYAAFHAHKKYGVCMIGVKREDNKSILLNPGPRHIMSTSDTCYYINITKEENSAFIFRQEEDQGKGRGHCDILNSPSGLPVHSIIASMGTVAMDFQNTSPTESSVKLAPPPENEQGSRRPSIAPVLEIADSASLLPCDLLSDQSEDEAGHSDEDVTANEFVKGYPPNSPYIGSSPTLCHLLPQKAPFCCLRLDQVSTSFHKGCEHVTFEDAKAYGFKNKLIIVSAETAGNGLYNFIVPLRAYYRPRRELNPIVLLLDNLPDDHFLEAISCFPMVYYMGGTIDNLDSLLQCGVLYADNLVVVDKESTMSAEEDYMADAKTIVNVQTMFRLFPSLSIITELTHPSNMRFMQFRAKDCYSLALSKLEKKERDKGSNLAFMFRLPFAAGRVFSISMLDTLLYQCFVKDYMIPIARLLLGLDTTPGSGYLCAMHVCEADLWIRTYGRLFQKFCSSSSEIPIGIYRTESHAPPEFQGSVSNEGLNDTREKGEESKILTRSSSSSDQSDHPLLRKKSMYWTRRLSRRSVKRSDSSLSSIQQRLGVLRRSEREELTELVRNRMQHLGLHTAGYKDVTNLTASDVMNRVNLGYLQDELNDQQNSISYVLINPAPDTLLQLNDVVFLIRPDPLAHVPEAPPAQNRRCRSMTDTPELN